A region from the Candidatus Binatia bacterium genome encodes:
- a CDS encoding amidohydrolase family protein has translation MSGFVVENAKLLDLQSGELRPATSVRVEGERIVEVSRPGARLAAPDDVPRVDAGGRTLLPGLIDAHVHAAITTMDLAAMGRRARTRIGIEAKAILERMLRRGFTTVRDAGGLDAGIKEALELGLIRGPRVFRSGRVLSQTGGHGDTNPPNPASEPHLCACSIRSTGFAHIADGPDAVRRAVREELKGGADQIKIMAGGGVATPSDPIDMVQYSEEEIRVAVEEAARRRTYAFAHAYVPDAIIQAVRAGVRSIEHGNLLDAAAARFMAERGCYLVPTLVVYDQVAALGRQLNFPAASMAKLDAVVDAGKTAIETALAAGVRIGFGTDLLGETHDAQSREFLLRSDVQPPLDVLRSATLVNAEILGKSGELGVVAPGAYADLLLVDGDPLADVSVLTGQGERLDLVVRGGEIVVNRLPR, from the coding sequence GTGAGTGGCTTCGTCGTCGAGAACGCCAAGCTTCTGGACCTGCAGAGCGGCGAGCTCCGTCCCGCGACCAGCGTTCGGGTCGAGGGCGAGCGCATCGTCGAGGTGTCGCGTCCTGGCGCGCGCCTCGCCGCGCCGGACGACGTGCCCCGCGTGGACGCCGGCGGCCGCACGCTCCTGCCCGGGCTCATCGACGCCCACGTGCACGCCGCGATCACCACGATGGACCTCGCCGCCATGGGCCGGCGGGCGCGCACCCGCATCGGCATCGAGGCCAAGGCGATTCTCGAGCGCATGCTGCGGCGCGGCTTCACCACCGTGCGCGACGCGGGCGGCCTCGACGCCGGGATCAAGGAGGCGCTCGAGCTCGGTCTCATCCGCGGCCCGCGGGTCTTCCGCTCGGGCCGCGTGCTGTCGCAGACCGGCGGCCACGGCGACACCAACCCGCCGAACCCCGCGTCCGAGCCGCACCTGTGCGCGTGCTCGATCCGCTCCACCGGCTTCGCCCACATCGCCGACGGCCCCGACGCCGTACGTCGCGCGGTGCGCGAGGAGCTGAAGGGCGGCGCCGACCAGATCAAGATCATGGCCGGCGGCGGCGTCGCCACGCCCAGCGATCCGATCGACATGGTGCAGTACAGCGAGGAGGAGATCCGGGTCGCGGTGGAGGAGGCCGCGCGCCGGCGCACCTACGCGTTCGCCCACGCCTACGTTCCCGACGCCATCATCCAGGCGGTGCGGGCGGGAGTGCGCTCGATCGAGCACGGCAACCTGCTCGACGCCGCGGCCGCGCGGTTCATGGCCGAGCGCGGCTGCTACCTCGTGCCGACGCTCGTCGTCTACGACCAGGTCGCCGCGCTCGGTCGGCAGCTCAACTTTCCGGCCGCGAGCATGGCCAAGCTCGACGCGGTGGTCGACGCCGGCAAGACCGCCATCGAGACCGCGCTCGCCGCCGGGGTGAGGATCGGGTTCGGCACCGACTTGCTCGGCGAGACCCACGACGCCCAGTCGAGGGAGTTTCTGCTGCGCTCGGACGTGCAGCCGCCGCTCGACGTGCTGCGCTCCGCAACGCTCGTCAACGCCGAGATCCTCGGCAAGAGCGGCGAGCTCGGGGTGGTCGCGCCCGGCGCCTACGCCGACCTGCTGCTGGTGGACGGCGATCCCCTCGCCGACGTCTCGGTCCTCACCGGCCAGGGCGAGCGCCTCGACCTCGTCGTCCGCGGTGGCGAGATCGTCGTGAACCGTCTGCCGAGGTGA
- a CDS encoding methyltransferase domain-containing protein: MIGSALVALVPTVVRAGTDAAPNATPTPAQSAQAAQQAALERDFAELARQDAAERARLTPEVRAAAKALAEKDYPDGRSAVAAVLQGPHRAPGNAARDGQRHPQETLELFGFAPDLTVLEYGPGEGWYTEILAPALARRGKLYVTTPDPDGPKDQRPTLYAQRTKLFLERLPEAYGKVEPIVVDGKSPKLPLDGEVDLILVMRGLHGMVNNGTLDAWLAEFHRALKPGGVLGVEQHRAAPGAVASETSKQGYLPEAFVIEQVEKAGFKLADKSEVNANPKDTRDHPEGVWTLPPTLRLGERDRDKYLAIGESDRMTLKFVKVADDGKDEKQGAAD, encoded by the coding sequence TTGATCGGAAGCGCTCTCGTCGCGCTCGTTCCCACGGTCGTTCGTGCCGGCACGGATGCGGCGCCGAACGCGACGCCGACTCCCGCGCAGTCGGCGCAAGCCGCGCAGCAGGCCGCGCTCGAGCGCGATTTCGCAGAGCTCGCGCGCCAGGACGCAGCGGAGCGCGCGCGCCTCACGCCGGAGGTCCGCGCCGCCGCCAAGGCGCTCGCGGAGAAGGACTATCCGGACGGGCGCTCGGCGGTGGCGGCCGTGCTCCAAGGTCCGCACCGCGCGCCCGGCAACGCGGCGCGCGACGGGCAGCGCCACCCGCAGGAGACGCTCGAGCTCTTCGGCTTCGCGCCCGACTTGACGGTGCTCGAGTACGGCCCCGGCGAGGGCTGGTACACGGAGATCCTCGCGCCGGCGCTCGCGCGTCGCGGCAAGCTCTACGTCACGACGCCCGATCCCGACGGACCGAAGGACCAGCGTCCGACGCTCTACGCCCAGCGCACCAAGCTCTTCCTCGAGCGCCTGCCGGAAGCCTACGGCAAGGTCGAGCCGATTGTGGTTGACGGCAAGTCGCCGAAGCTGCCGCTCGACGGCGAGGTCGACCTGATCCTCGTCATGCGCGGCCTGCACGGCATGGTGAACAACGGCACGCTCGACGCCTGGCTCGCGGAGTTCCACCGCGCGCTGAAGCCGGGCGGCGTGCTCGGCGTCGAGCAGCACCGCGCTGCGCCGGGCGCGGTCGCGAGCGAGACCAGCAAGCAGGGCTACCTGCCCGAGGCCTTCGTCATCGAGCAGGTCGAGAAGGCCGGCTTCAAGCTCGCCGACAAGTCCGAGGTGAACGCCAACCCGAAGGACACGCGCGACCACCCCGAGGGCGTGTGGACGCTGCCGCCGACGCTGCGGCTCGGCGAGCGCGACCGCGACAAGTACCTCGCGATCGGCGAGAGCGACCGCATGACGCTCAAGTTCGTGAAGGTCGCGGACGACGGGAAGGACGAGAAGCAGGGCGCGGCCGACTGA
- a CDS encoding aldehyde dehydrogenase family protein, protein MERRDYDKIYIDGAWVPSTGKGKIEVICASTEEVCGSIPDGTPEDVDRAVKAARAAFEGWSQTPVDKRVEYLQKLQAGIFGRMQEIAEVIATEVGMPLKLSSMIQVGLPGTVMGSYADILKNYVFEEQIGSSLVVKEPVGVVGCITPWNYPLHQIVAKVAPAIAAGCTVVVKPSEIAPLNAFILAEIVDSVGLPKGVFNLVSGTGPVVGEAIAKHPDVDMVSFTGSTRAGKRVSELAAQTVKRVALELGGKSANIILDDADFEKAVTQGVSACYMNSGQTCSAHTRMLVPKNRLEEATRIAVKAAESYTVGDPFSDDTKLGPLISAQQRERVRNYIKKGIEEGATLATGGAEPPPGLDKGYYVRPTVFTNVKPGMTIEQEEIFGPVLSIIPYEDEDDAVRIANDTIYGLAGGVWSKDPERAKRVARRMRTGQVDINGGNFNPLAPFGGFKQSGRGRELGKYGLEEYLEIKSLQL, encoded by the coding sequence ATGGAAAGACGCGATTACGACAAGATCTACATCGACGGCGCCTGGGTGCCGTCGACGGGCAAAGGAAAGATCGAGGTCATCTGCGCCTCGACCGAGGAGGTCTGCGGCTCGATTCCGGACGGCACGCCCGAGGACGTCGACCGCGCCGTGAAGGCGGCGCGCGCGGCGTTCGAGGGCTGGTCGCAGACGCCGGTCGACAAGCGTGTCGAGTACCTGCAGAAGCTGCAGGCCGGGATCTTCGGCCGCATGCAGGAGATCGCCGAGGTCATCGCGACCGAGGTCGGCATGCCGCTCAAGCTGTCGAGCATGATCCAGGTCGGCCTGCCGGGCACGGTGATGGGCAGCTACGCCGACATCCTCAAGAACTACGTCTTCGAGGAGCAGATCGGCTCGTCGCTGGTGGTGAAGGAGCCGGTCGGCGTGGTCGGCTGCATCACGCCATGGAACTACCCGCTGCACCAGATCGTCGCGAAGGTCGCGCCGGCGATCGCCGCGGGCTGCACGGTGGTGGTCAAGCCGAGCGAGATCGCGCCGCTCAACGCCTTCATCCTCGCCGAGATCGTCGACTCGGTCGGGCTGCCGAAGGGCGTCTTCAACCTGGTGTCGGGCACGGGCCCGGTGGTCGGTGAGGCGATCGCCAAGCACCCCGACGTCGACATGGTGTCGTTCACCGGCTCGACGCGCGCCGGCAAGCGCGTCTCCGAGCTCGCCGCGCAGACCGTCAAGCGCGTCGCGCTCGAGCTCGGCGGCAAGTCGGCGAACATCATCCTCGACGACGCCGACTTCGAGAAGGCGGTCACCCAGGGCGTGAGCGCCTGCTACATGAACTCCGGCCAGACCTGCTCGGCGCACACCCGCATGCTGGTGCCGAAGAACCGCCTCGAGGAGGCGACGCGGATCGCGGTCAAGGCGGCGGAGTCCTACACCGTCGGCGATCCGTTCAGCGACGACACCAAGCTCGGTCCGCTCATCTCGGCGCAGCAGCGCGAGCGCGTGCGCAACTACATCAAGAAGGGCATCGAGGAGGGCGCGACGCTCGCGACCGGCGGTGCGGAGCCGCCGCCGGGGCTCGACAAGGGCTACTACGTCCGCCCGACGGTCTTCACCAACGTGAAGCCCGGGATGACGATCGAGCAGGAAGAGATTTTTGGCCCCGTGCTGTCGATCATCCCCTACGAGGACGAGGATGACGCGGTGCGCATCGCGAACGACACGATCTACGGTCTCGCGGGCGGCGTGTGGTCGAAGGATCCGGAGCGCGCGAAGCGCGTCGCGCGCCGCATGCGCACCGGGCAGGTCGACATCAACGGCGGCAACTTCAACCCGCTCGCGCCGTTCGGCGGCTTCAAGCAGTCCGGACGCGGCCGCGAGCTCGGGAAGTACGGCCTCGAGGAGTACCTCGAGATCAAGTCGTTGCAGCTTTGA
- the modA gene encoding molybdate ABC transporter substrate-binding protein — MLRNRDGKARPARVVLARRAALLVLAARAARRALATRAARIVVAALACVVATAAPARARELTVSAAASLTAAFAEIGHAFEKSSPGMTVRTNFAGSSTLVRQILEGAPVDVFASADEANMQKLVDADAVEGRPETFARNRLTILVQRGNPKGIAGVADLARPDVVVALCAPEVPAGRYAREIFARAGVALPATSQELDVRAVVTRVALGEADAGIVYATDARAAGETVAEVAIPDAQNVIARYPVAVLRDAKHPDEGRAFVRFLLGEQAQGILARHGFLPP; from the coding sequence ATGCTGCGCAACCGCGACGGGAAGGCGCGCCCTGCGCGCGTCGTGCTCGCGCGCCGCGCCGCGCTGCTGGTGCTCGCAGCTCGTGCCGCTCGCCGCGCGCTCGCGACGCGCGCCGCGCGGATCGTCGTCGCGGCGCTCGCGTGCGTCGTCGCGACGGCCGCTCCGGCTCGTGCGCGCGAGCTCACCGTGTCTGCAGCGGCCTCGCTCACCGCCGCGTTCGCGGAGATCGGCCACGCGTTCGAGAAGAGCTCACCCGGCATGACCGTGCGCACGAACTTCGCCGGCTCCTCGACGCTCGTCCGCCAGATCCTCGAGGGCGCGCCGGTCGACGTCTTCGCCTCGGCCGACGAGGCGAACATGCAGAAGCTCGTCGACGCGGACGCCGTCGAGGGCAGGCCCGAGACCTTCGCGCGCAACCGCCTCACGATCCTCGTCCAGCGCGGCAACCCGAAGGGGATCGCGGGCGTCGCCGACCTCGCGCGGCCGGACGTCGTCGTGGCGCTGTGCGCTCCGGAGGTGCCGGCCGGACGCTACGCGCGCGAGATCTTCGCCAGGGCGGGCGTCGCGCTCCCCGCGACCAGCCAGGAGCTCGACGTGCGAGCGGTCGTCACGCGCGTCGCGCTCGGCGAGGCCGACGCCGGGATCGTCTATGCGACCGACGCGCGCGCGGCGGGCGAGACGGTCGCCGAGGTCGCGATTCCGGATGCGCAGAACGTGATCGCTCGCTATCCGGTCGCCGTGCTGCGGGACGCGAAGCATCCGGACGAAGGGCGGGCCTTCGTCCGCTTCCTGCTGGGCGAGCAGGCGCAGGGCATCTTGGCGCGGCACGGGTTCCTGCCGCCGTGA
- a CDS encoding ABC transporter permease, giving the protein MSAPHGASAPRRTSVAPWPVVAGASLALSLFVLPLAGLVVRAPWRSALDALAAPAALEALRLSLGCSLAATALSIVLGLPLAWLLARVEFPARGLVRGLVTLPVVLPPVVGGVALLLAFGRRGIVGRWLEAAFGVTLPFTAAGAVLAEIFVAMPFFILTIEGGLRGLDARLEDAARTLGARPWTVFRRVTLPLLRPSLIAGAVLCWARALGEFGATITFAGNFPGRTQTLPLAVYTALETDPDAGILLSLVLLVVSLAVLVGLRRRWLGAP; this is encoded by the coding sequence GTGAGCGCGCCACACGGCGCCTCGGCGCCCCGGCGCACGAGCGTCGCGCCGTGGCCGGTCGTCGCGGGCGCGTCGCTCGCACTCTCGCTCTTCGTCCTGCCGCTCGCCGGGCTCGTCGTCCGCGCGCCGTGGCGCTCGGCCCTCGACGCGCTCGCGGCTCCCGCGGCGCTCGAGGCGCTGCGGCTGTCGCTCGGCTGCTCGCTCGCGGCGACCGCGCTGTCGATCGTCCTCGGGCTGCCGCTCGCATGGCTGCTCGCGCGCGTCGAGTTCCCGGCGCGCGGCCTCGTGCGCGGGCTCGTCACGCTGCCGGTCGTGCTGCCGCCGGTGGTCGGCGGCGTCGCGCTGCTGCTCGCCTTCGGCCGGCGCGGCATCGTCGGACGCTGGCTCGAGGCCGCGTTCGGCGTCACCCTGCCCTTCACGGCCGCCGGCGCCGTCCTCGCCGAGATCTTCGTCGCCATGCCGTTTTTCATCTTGACGATCGAGGGCGGGCTGCGCGGTCTCGACGCGCGCCTCGAGGACGCCGCGCGGACGCTCGGCGCGCGGCCGTGGACGGTGTTCCGGCGCGTGACGCTGCCGCTGCTGCGTCCGTCGCTGATCGCGGGCGCCGTGCTGTGCTGGGCGCGCGCGCTCGGCGAGTTCGGCGCGACGATCACCTTTGCCGGCAACTTCCCCGGCCGCACGCAGACGCTGCCGCTCGCGGTCTACACCGCGCTCGAGACCGATCCCGACGCGGGCATCCTGCTGAGCCTCGTGCTGCTCGTCGTGTCGCTCGCGGTCCTGGTCGGGCTGCGGCGGCGCTGGCTCGGAGCGCCGTGA
- a CDS encoding ATP-binding cassette domain-containing protein, translating into MSLDARVVVDLGGFRLDVGLEVAPGEVVAVLGPNGAGKTTLLRAIAGLTPLAAGRIVLDGTVLDDPEQGVLVPPEERPLGVVFQDYLLFPHLSALDNVAFGLRCRGWSRRHARREARAWLERVGLAAQASLLPERLSGGQQQRVALVRALAVQPRVLLLDEPLSALDVATRGELRRELRALLGSFAGVKLIVTHDPLEARALADRLVILEEGRIVQQGTPDDVTARPRSAWVSRLAGVNLLRGTAAGDIVRLADGGTLAVPDAGSGEVFVVIQPNAVALHRRRPEGTPRNVWPAQVESIEEHDGRVRVRVGGVRPLVAEVTPQAVAELRLEDRGEVWVSVKATEITAYPV; encoded by the coding sequence GTGAGCCTCGACGCGCGCGTCGTCGTCGACCTCGGCGGCTTCCGGCTCGACGTCGGGCTCGAGGTCGCGCCGGGCGAGGTGGTCGCGGTGCTCGGCCCGAACGGCGCCGGCAAGACGACGCTGCTGCGCGCGATCGCCGGGCTCACGCCGCTCGCCGCCGGTCGCATCGTGCTGGATGGCACCGTACTCGACGATCCCGAGCAGGGCGTGCTCGTGCCGCCGGAGGAGCGTCCGCTCGGCGTCGTGTTCCAGGACTACCTGCTGTTCCCGCACCTGAGCGCGCTCGACAACGTCGCCTTCGGCCTGCGCTGCCGCGGCTGGTCGCGGCGCCACGCGCGCCGCGAGGCGCGCGCCTGGCTCGAGCGCGTCGGGCTCGCGGCGCAGGCGAGCCTCCTTCCGGAACGGCTCTCGGGCGGACAGCAGCAGCGCGTCGCGCTGGTGCGCGCGCTCGCCGTGCAGCCGCGCGTCCTGCTGCTCGACGAGCCGCTCTCGGCGCTCGACGTCGCGACCCGCGGCGAGCTGCGCCGCGAGCTGCGCGCGCTGCTCGGCTCGTTCGCCGGCGTCAAGCTCATCGTGACGCACGACCCACTGGAAGCGCGCGCGCTCGCCGATCGTCTGGTGATCCTCGAGGAGGGTCGCATCGTGCAGCAGGGCACGCCCGACGACGTGACCGCGCGGCCGCGCTCCGCCTGGGTGTCGCGGCTCGCGGGCGTGAACCTGCTGCGCGGCACGGCGGCGGGCGACATCGTGCGCCTCGCCGACGGCGGCACGCTCGCGGTCCCCGATGCCGGCAGCGGCGAGGTGTTCGTCGTCATCCAGCCGAACGCGGTCGCGCTGCACCGTAGGCGTCCCGAGGGCACGCCGCGCAACGTCTGGCCGGCGCAGGTCGAGTCGATCGAGGAGCACGACGGACGCGTGCGCGTGCGCGTCGGCGGCGTGCGCCCGCTGGTCGCCGAGGTGACGCCGCAGGCGGTCGCCGAGCTGCGGCTCGAGGACAGGGGCGAGGTGTGGGTGAGCGTCAAGGCGACGGAGATCACGGCGTACCCGGTGTGA
- a CDS encoding alpha/beta hydrolase domain-containing protein, which translates to MTSGPAADLAQELTGGNGPFLGEGVPPRLADAGYVQHEYVAAGTATSYRALGELGRDGRWTFEPDLEAPYRTRVLVRRPANPADFSGTVLVEWLNVSGGVDANPDYASLEEEILRRGHAWVGVSAQLIGVEGGPVLVVAPGAEGLAGQGLKGIDPARYGSLSHPGDGFSFDIYTQVARALRAGAGLGGARPDLVLAVGESQSAIALVTYFNGVQPLARAFDGFFVHSRGSAALPLVGPGEYADLVGAFGGPQPILRTDVDTPVLELQAEGDVVGVLSSLAVRQPDGPTFRLWEVAGTAHADRHLLGPLADAAPCGTEINDGPLHVVAKAAFRALETWARGGAAPAEAPRLEVVQGDPPQIARDADGIALGGLRTPPVDVPVDVLSGAPGPSPSLFCLLLGSTVPLPAERLAELYPSRAIYEQRYAAATDAAIAAGLVLEEDRATLLAYSDPSRIPE; encoded by the coding sequence ATGACGAGCGGACCCGCAGCGGATCTCGCGCAAGAGCTCACCGGCGGCAACGGTCCCTTCCTCGGCGAGGGCGTGCCGCCGCGGCTCGCCGACGCGGGCTACGTTCAGCACGAGTACGTCGCAGCCGGGACGGCGACGTCGTACCGCGCGCTCGGCGAGCTCGGCCGCGACGGTCGCTGGACCTTCGAGCCCGACCTCGAGGCGCCGTACCGCACGCGCGTCCTCGTGCGCCGCCCGGCGAATCCCGCCGACTTCAGCGGCACCGTCCTCGTCGAGTGGCTCAACGTCAGCGGCGGCGTCGACGCGAATCCCGACTACGCGAGCCTCGAGGAGGAGATCCTGCGCCGTGGGCACGCGTGGGTCGGGGTCTCGGCGCAGCTCATCGGCGTCGAGGGCGGTCCGGTGCTGGTGGTCGCACCCGGCGCCGAAGGGCTCGCCGGGCAAGGTCTCAAAGGGATCGACCCGGCACGCTACGGCTCGCTGTCGCACCCGGGCGACGGCTTCTCGTTCGACATCTACACGCAGGTGGCGCGCGCGCTGCGCGCCGGTGCGGGGCTCGGCGGCGCGCGACCGGACCTCGTCCTCGCGGTCGGCGAGTCGCAGTCCGCGATCGCGCTCGTCACCTATTTCAACGGCGTGCAGCCGCTGGCGCGCGCCTTCGACGGCTTCTTCGTGCACAGCCGCGGCTCGGCGGCGCTGCCGCTCGTCGGCCCGGGCGAGTACGCGGATCTGGTCGGCGCCTTCGGCGGCCCGCAGCCGATCCTGCGCACCGACGTCGACACGCCGGTGCTCGAGCTGCAGGCGGAGGGCGACGTCGTCGGCGTGCTGAGCTCGCTCGCCGTGCGCCAGCCCGACGGCCCGACGTTCCGTCTGTGGGAGGTCGCGGGCACCGCGCACGCCGACCGCCACCTGCTCGGCCCGCTCGCCGACGCCGCGCCCTGCGGCACGGAGATCAACGACGGACCGCTGCACGTCGTCGCCAAGGCCGCGTTCCGTGCGCTCGAGACCTGGGCACGCGGCGGCGCCGCGCCCGCCGAGGCGCCGCGTCTCGAGGTCGTGCAGGGCGACCCGCCGCAGATCGCGCGCGACGCCGACGGCATCGCGCTCGGTGGTCTGCGCACGCCGCCGGTCGACGTGCCGGTCGACGTCCTCTCCGGCGCGCCGGGGCCGTCGCCGAGCCTGTTCTGCCTGCTCCTCGGCTCGACCGTGCCGCTTCCCGCGGAGCGCCTCGCCGAGCTCTACCCGTCGCGCGCGATCTACGAGCAGCGCTACGCCGCCGCGACCGACGCCGCGATCGCCGCCGGCTTGGTGCTCGAGGAGGACCGCGCGACGCTGCTCGCGTACTCCGATCCGTCGCGCATCCCCGAGTAA
- a CDS encoding methyltransferase domain-containing protein, translating to MTLESYILHGGAPGAARLEVLARAYWPTTRALLERVGVRPGMRVLDLGCGRGDVTVELARLVAPGGAAVGIDADGAVLEHARALARERGVEPVFEQRDALEDSGHRDLDLVYARFLLSHVRSPEAAVARMRRALRPGGLVVVEDVDFPGHFCHPPCAAFARYVELYMAAARLRGADATIGPRLPALLLDAGLEVRGVDVVQPAFVDGDGKLVAQLTMAAIRDAVVTAGLASAAEVEALIAELDAYRTTPGTVETLARVVRAWVVLPA from the coding sequence GTGACACTCGAGTCGTACATCCTGCACGGTGGCGCGCCGGGCGCTGCGCGCCTCGAGGTGCTGGCGCGCGCCTACTGGCCGACGACGCGCGCGCTCCTCGAGCGCGTCGGCGTGCGTCCGGGGATGCGCGTCCTCGACCTGGGCTGCGGGCGCGGCGACGTCACCGTCGAGCTCGCGCGGCTCGTCGCCCCGGGCGGCGCGGCGGTCGGCATCGACGCCGACGGCGCCGTGCTCGAGCACGCGCGCGCCCTCGCCCGCGAGCGCGGCGTCGAGCCGGTCTTCGAGCAGCGCGACGCGCTCGAGGACTCGGGGCATCGCGACCTCGACCTCGTCTACGCGCGCTTTCTTCTGAGCCACGTGCGCTCGCCCGAGGCCGCGGTGGCGCGCATGCGGCGCGCGCTGCGTCCGGGCGGGCTCGTCGTGGTCGAGGACGTCGACTTCCCGGGGCACTTCTGCCACCCGCCGTGCGCCGCGTTCGCGCGCTACGTCGAGCTGTACATGGCCGCCGCGCGCCTGCGCGGCGCGGACGCGACCATCGGCCCGCGCCTGCCGGCGCTGTTGCTCGACGCCGGGCTCGAGGTGCGCGGCGTCGACGTCGTGCAGCCGGCCTTCGTCGACGGCGACGGCAAGCTCGTCGCGCAGCTCACGATGGCGGCGATCCGCGACGCGGTGGTGACGGCCGGGCTTGCGAGCGCCGCCGAGGTCGAGGCGCTGATCGCGGAGCTCGACGCGTACCGCACGACGCCGGGCACGGTCGAGACGCTGGCGCGCGTCGTGCGCGCCTGGGTCGTTCTGCCCGCCTGA
- a CDS encoding nuclear transport factor 2 family protein: MVTPKHVEHLREMYRLWALSKGRNFEPWLAMLGDTIRFRSMGGDLPNVEFARGGMSRADAERYFRLLVRDWEMLEYEVEELICEGDRVAMLGHCAWRNRHTGKVARSLKADFFRFEDGYIVEFTELFDTASTIAAATP; the protein is encoded by the coding sequence ATGGTCACGCCGAAGCACGTCGAACACCTGCGCGAGATGTACCGACTGTGGGCCCTCAGCAAGGGACGCAACTTCGAGCCCTGGCTCGCGATGCTCGGCGACACGATCCGCTTCCGCTCGATGGGTGGTGACCTGCCGAACGTCGAGTTCGCACGTGGCGGCATGTCGCGCGCCGACGCGGAGCGCTACTTCCGGCTCCTCGTGCGCGACTGGGAGATGCTCGAGTACGAGGTCGAGGAGCTGATCTGCGAGGGCGACCGCGTCGCGATGCTCGGACACTGCGCGTGGCGCAACCGGCACACCGGCAAGGTCGCGCGGTCGCTGAAGGCGGACTTCTTCCGCTTCGAGGACGGCTACATCGTCGAGTTCACGGAGCTGTTCGACACCGCGAGCACGATCGCCGCAGCGACGCCCTGA
- a CDS encoding TMEM165/GDT1 family protein produces MVLAPARKDPFVQFVVSTSLVALAEVGDKTQVATVMLAARYDALATVVLATTLGMLIANAPVVRLGGALSSRLPLRGIRIAAAALFAILGLAVLVGK; encoded by the coding sequence GTGGTGCTCGCTCCCGCCCGCAAGGATCCGTTCGTGCAGTTCGTCGTCTCGACGTCGCTCGTCGCCCTGGCCGAGGTCGGCGACAAGACGCAGGTCGCGACCGTCATGCTGGCCGCGCGCTACGACGCGCTCGCGACCGTCGTCCTCGCGACCACGCTCGGCATGCTGATCGCGAACGCGCCGGTCGTGCGGCTCGGCGGCGCGCTGTCCTCGCGGCTGCCGCTGCGCGGCATTCGCATCGCCGCGGCGGCGCTGTTCGCCATCCTCGGCCTCGCGGTCCTCGTCGGGAAGTGA
- a CDS encoding SDR family oxidoreductase, with amino-acid sequence MAGRLENKVAVVTGGGNGIGRATVLRFLAEGARVVVADLNEETGQETLELARRAGAGDRVRFVRTDVAREADVEGAVRVATQDFGGIDVMFNNAGVAGAFGPITHLDADDWDYTFAVLVKGVFLGMKHAARAMKAQGTGGVILSTASIAGLSGGDGPQAYSAAKAAVINLTRAVAVELAPARIRVNAICPGGILTPLIHRGNPDAMRPLLEKFQPWPDAGEPENVAAAALFLASDEAAFITGEALVVDGGATARGANAIAGLGGGFGQLAAGVDRGTTGQEGVLRSVE; translated from the coding sequence ATGGCAGGACGTCTCGAGAACAAGGTGGCGGTGGTGACGGGCGGCGGCAACGGCATCGGACGCGCGACCGTGCTGCGCTTCCTCGCCGAGGGCGCGCGCGTCGTCGTCGCCGATCTGAACGAGGAGACCGGTCAGGAGACGCTCGAGCTCGCCCGCCGCGCGGGCGCCGGCGATCGCGTGCGCTTCGTGCGCACCGACGTCGCGCGCGAAGCGGACGTCGAGGGCGCGGTCCGCGTCGCGACGCAGGACTTCGGCGGCATCGACGTGATGTTCAACAACGCGGGCGTCGCCGGCGCGTTCGGCCCGATCACGCACCTCGACGCCGACGACTGGGACTACACCTTCGCCGTGCTCGTGAAGGGCGTGTTCCTCGGCATGAAGCACGCGGCGCGCGCGATGAAGGCGCAGGGCACGGGCGGCGTGATCCTCAGCACGGCGTCGATCGCCGGGCTGTCGGGCGGCGACGGGCCGCAGGCGTACTCGGCCGCGAAGGCGGCGGTGATCAACTTGACGCGCGCGGTGGCGGTCGAGCTCGCGCCCGCGCGCATCCGCGTCAACGCGATCTGCCCGGGCGGCATCCTGACGCCGCTCATCCACCGCGGCAATCCGGACGCGATGCGTCCGCTGCTCGAGAAGTTCCAGCCGTGGCCCGACGCGGGCGAGCCCGAGAACGTCGCCGCGGCGGCGCTCTTCCTCGCGAGCGACGAGGCCGCGTTCATCACCGGCGAGGCGCTGGTGGTCGACGGCGGCGCGACCGCGCGCGGCGCCAACGCGATCGCGGGCCTCGGCGGCGGCTTCGGGCAGCTGGCGGCGGGCGTCGATCGCGGCACGACGGGTCAGGAGGGGGTGCTGCGCTCGGTCGAGTGA
- a CDS encoding cupin domain-containing protein: protein MAMQLARNPIHLGLGATAVSEPEFTGIGWYADYSPRHASDGVEGRLVSMFTFSAPWDSWEMHPQGSEVVLCTSGAFTLIQEIDGREVRTRLEPGEYAINPPGVWHTADVEGTASGVFITAGIGTQVRPR from the coding sequence ATGGCCATGCAGCTCGCGCGAAATCCCATCCACCTCGGGCTCGGCGCAACGGCGGTCAGCGAGCCCGAGTTCACCGGCATCGGCTGGTACGCGGACTACTCGCCGCGGCACGCGTCGGACGGCGTCGAGGGACGCCTCGTCTCGATGTTCACCTTCTCGGCGCCGTGGGATTCCTGGGAGATGCACCCGCAGGGCAGCGAGGTCGTGCTGTGCACGTCGGGCGCGTTCACGCTGATCCAGGAGATCGATGGGCGCGAGGTGCGCACGCGGCTCGAGCCCGGCGAGTACGCGATCAATCCGCCGGGCGTGTGGCACACCGCCGACGTCGAGGGCACGGCGAGCGGGGTGTTCATCACCGCCGGGATCGGCACGCAGGTCCGGCCGCGCTGA